CATTCAGGGAAAACAAATTTACACATCAGCCCAAGCAGAGAGAATTCCTAAAGGAAATATGTTGGCATATATaggtgtgcatatatatgtatgtatatgtgtgagtgtgtgcgtgtatgtgtgcatgcatgtgtgtacagTTCAAGTGCAAAGCAAATATATATGGTACCGTtagaataaaaaactgaaaaattttatgtgaattcatatttatttgagGCTGTATTATCCCTAACTTCACCAACTGAAAAGtttttataaaaggaattttTATAGACTCCAATTCAAGTCTTCAATCTAGTAACAAGTATTGATTTATAGTGATTGATAGTTCATGTTTTCCTGGTGGCATACCCTTTATTCTGGAAATACTCTAAGTGAATGGAATGACTTCAATTTATAGAAGTATCATTATACTTTACAAAATCCTATAAGGCAATAATGCATCTCGCCTTAACTGACTCTTTGTCCTCTTACCccctacaaaacagaaaccacaCCGAAACCAAAATAATAAGAAGAGTAAATAACTCCTTTTAACTGGAATGACTGATTTTAAAGTATCCCCTAGAATTTTTGcctaattgtttttaaattattaatcacTTAAATAAGTTACTGTTATAAGGTAAGTAATAAATCACTCTCACCTTCTTCAGTCATATACTTGATCAATTCTTCCTTAGAAAGAAACCCACGTTTAGCTGGATCTAACAcctaggggaaaagaaaagatagatattatattttttgtttggtgAATAAATTCTACATGATGaatttttcatgtaaatatagatatatataaaatctggaaTTTACACACCTCAAAAGCTCGATGAAGGATATCTTCCGGAATTGGTCTGTATCTAATTATGCAATAAAAGGAGTAAATGCCACAGTATTTAGCTCAGTCTCTATGTAACAAatgatcacattaaaaaaaaaaagctgctaacATACTAGGATATTTAATAATACTTCCCTCACTGAAATATGTTTGGATATCTAGGTAATAAAGTTGAAAGTACTCCATACCCACAAGGAATACTTAGTTAAAAATCACTGGCATGTTTGATGTTATCTATTAGCTTTTTCATTActgtggaaaataatctgaacaaAACTTGTTCCCATTATTATCTACTCCCAGGTAGATGAAATTACATGCACTAAGACCCTGTGGGATGCACCGGAGGCCAGGAGGCTGGAGCATAGGGAGCAAGGAGGAGAATGTTTTCAGATGATGctggagagagaaacagggaCCAGAACATGCAGGGAGTTACCATCCATGAAAGTgactttggttatttttgtttatttgggaacAAAATTTCTACAGTAAACCAACTATGGTAAGCTAATGCTACACTTTCTCTAGAAAAATAATTAGGTCTTATTTATCATTGATAATTCAAAATAGAAGACAATAAGAATGTTGTTGATTTATGCTTTTTGCAGCTTATTTGCCCTTTAATTACACTTTGCTTATTAGATTAATACTGAAGTGGTTGATACTTCGGAGCACATACCAACCAGCAGTTCAGAAGTATAGAGAAAAATTAGAAGGAAGCTATCCtacaataaatattggttgagtaTAACATATAAAGTGAAAAAGCCAAGTGTTTTGAAATTAATGCAAGTCCAATCATTACCTTACCTTAACAATTGCACTTATTTTCTTACCTTCTTTCCAGTAGTACTTCAGTCATCACTGGAAGAAATTTTTCAAATCGAATGTATCCAGTGGGTTCTTCTTCCTCCACCTAAACATCCAATAAAAAATggccacttattcattcaacaaatgtattGAACAACTACTTTTTTCCAAGCACTGTGCCAAGTGCTGAGGATTTGATAATGAGCATACTTGGGCATGGTCCCCACTGACAGAATTTATATGCTGGTAGTAGAGAAATATATCCATCAACAAACAACAAAGCTGAGTGTCTAATTATAAGTTTATGTTCAGTACAATGAAGTAAAGGAGCATAGAATAAAGAAAACTCTTCTGGGCCAAATCATCAGGAAAGGCATTCATGACGAAATCACACTTGAGGTGACTTATAAAGGAGGGTAGAAGACAATCAGACAAAGACAGCAGGGAAGATACTCCCAGGTAGATGAAATTACAAGACCCTGTGGGATGCACTGGAGGCCAGGAGGCTGGAACATAGGGAGCAAGGAGGAGAATGTTTtcagatgaggctggagagagaaacagggaCCAGAAAGTGCAGGGCGTTACCATCCTTGAAAGTGACTTTGGTTATTATCCTAAGACACTGTTACCCTAAATCACTGAAGGTCTCATAGATATGTGTCTGAAAGATCACACTGGTTGTAGGTGAGGCAGCTTCTTCTGTCATCTAAGCAGATATGACAAGGGCTTGGATTAGAGTGGTGGCCACGCAGAGAGAAGTGGGtgctttcaagaaatatttaagaagtaaaaCCAATAAAACCTGGCGCAGCATCTATTAAGTGCaaggataagaaaaaaagaggagtcaGGGACAACTCCCAGGATTCTGACTTGCACAAATGGGATGGAGTAATGTTTTTCCCTGAGATAAGGAACACTGGGTAAGAGACCAGGTTAGGGGACCAATCTCAATCTCAAGGACTAAAATATCTATCGAATCCttgtaatatttattaaataaacagatGGCCTGTGGAACATTGTTATATCACCACTAATTAAGAGAAGACAACACCTAAGAAAGAATTTTTGGTACCCAGAACCATTAGATGAGAATGAGGAAGACTCATGCCCACAGGGTTCAACTTTGATGGTGTGGCCAGCATTACGCTATTGATTTTAACTTTCATGTCACGCTATTTATGAGGCGCTGTAAATTTTCCACTCCCTTTCAAAAATTCTATTAAAAGGCTCACACATCCCAGTTCAACAGtggagatttttaaagatttattcttTGAGCAAAAGATAAGAAATGTATAGGTGTTGCTAAGTGGAACACACAGTCATCAAATGACAActatttttgaatgtttatacTAGATTCTTACCTAGTATGAGTGAAGCCCTTGGACTCCACTATCAGCAAAAAATGTCATCCATCTAATGACAGAATGACGTGTTTCAGAACTTCCGAGCCCACCAATACATGAAGAATTATTTTCAGCTGCCTCTAGATCCAAGGCAAGCTTTTTTGCAAATTAAGGTTCATATGACTCTGATGTGCTTGAGTAGCACTCTGTAACTCTCAACCCCACAagcctcttaaaaataaaatgtccatcTCATGAGACTGCCTCTGGagggataatttttaaattaaaatgttgagTTTCTATTCTAATTAATCCAGAAATCTGTTCCAGAAGCTAGAGCAATGGTTTGTTTCCCTTTCCCTACCCCCAACAAACCACTGCAGAGCAAACAGTCTTGACCTTGAAAGATCAAAGGTCCTCTTTAATTTTTGAGCATCCTCATTAATCTACaaactgtttttagtttttctaaagGGAGTTCAACTCTATAGCACTCTCTCCATCACATGAGAATTCACAAACACATACTATGTCCCTCATAATGCTTCCCCTCCATCGCCATGCTCCTGCACAACCTCTGCAAGCCCTTGGTGCTCTGAACATGGGTGAAAATGTTGCAGGTCATTCTGGCCTGATAGATCTGTGTAGACCCAAAACTCCacaaaaataataagttaaagCAAATCTCCAATAAATCAGGATAGCAGATGAGGCATACATtttccttagctttttttttttcttttttttaaaagagggataATGAACAAACAGGGGCCttggggttaaaaaaaaggaagaactaaaaaTGTGTAAGTCCATCTTCAACCTGGGCAGATTGTGAAAATCTTTCTATGACTCAACACTGTCCTCTAGAGGCCACATCTAATCTGTTCTTTTGTACTAAAAGACGTACAAGCAATGGCATAAAAACAATACAATTATATGATATTTCTAAGTACAGCATTAATGAAcagtataatatatactatatactactTTCTATTACaaaaagttttttattctttaaataaatttatttttgaatggttttagatttacagaaaacttgCAAAGATagtagagagttcccatataccccaccccaccccaccacagtTTCCTCTATTATTTACCCTTTCCTTACTATGGGACAACTACACTTGGTTCATTGTCGCAACTAATGAACCAATACTGACACATTGTTATTTACCAAACTTTATGCTTTATTTGGATTCCATTGGTTTTCTAAAAGGCATTTTAGGGaatgccctggcggtccagtggttaggactctgtgctctcactgcagagggcctgggtccaatccctggtcagggaactaagatcttacaagctgcgcagcatggccaaaaagtaaaaataaaataaataagttaagtttaaaaaaataaataaaaaataaaaggcattttaaaaaaatctggtacGTTCCTCTAccataaaagagaaacaagaagagTAGGGTAGAATACCACTCCCAGCAATCTGGAAATGAGTGGGTAAAGGGAGGATAAGAGGTGTTTCTATTATTTCTGGTGCAGGACAAACTAGTTAACTTTATGAGGCCATGAGTAAGACAGGGCAAAAACACTACTTTCCAGAAATGTTATGCAATGATGGCTCAATGATTATTTAAATCCACATATTAAAATGCCTTTAAGatttaatagaaatatatcaaatatcGAACCATTCTTTatagtatattgtatatatacatatatagataggtAGAGTTATGGGTTGAGTTGTatcttcccaaaattcatatgttggagtcctaacccctagtacctcggAATGTGACTTATTTGAAGAGAGGGTACTCActgaggtaatcaagttaaaatgaggtcattagggtgggccctaatcaaATATGACTGACGtcattataaaaaggagaaatttggacacagagacatgcacacagggagaacgtcatgtgaacatgaagacaagccatctacaagccaaggagaaaggcctggaacagatccttctctCATAGCCAacggaaggaaccaaccctgccaacaacTTAATTCTgtacttctaacctccagaactgtgagacaataaacttctgttgtttaagccactgtttgtggtactttgttacagcagctctagcGAActttatacacacagacacaaacacacacacacgcacattgtTGTGAACCTTACATGAGATATGACATAAAGGTTCTTTGTGAGCCTTGAATTATtatgattatcattattttaatcaaCAGTGTACACACTTCTGATCTATAACATGCAATGATACCTCCTCCTAAAAGAATCAATCTCTGGTGCTAAAATTTTAGACACATCCTCCTTGACCCACCATATGGACCTAACTTTTTACAGAAGTTTGATGTTGCCtcctatctgtaaaatgtcaCATGGAATGTGACGTGAATGTATTAAACTGCTAGGCTAATATCTTGTCCCTCGAGCCCTGGATCCCTGCCTAGAGGACAGGGTATGTGGATTAGCAGCAGTGATGTCTCCACCTTGCTGTTCCCCTACATGCTTCTTGGACTGACAGGAGAGGGAGAATAATAGACAGCCGCCAAACACCTCCCTCCTcttcaaaagataaaaacaaacaaaacaaatatatcttGTTACTACAAACATGAATGAGGCAAAGTAAGTTATAATCTAGTCTGCTTCATCTAAGAGAAAGGCTTATGAGCTTGAAAGGAGGTAATAATTAGAAAGTAACCTCAGTAGCATTTatgaatgcaaaggaaataaaacctcTTTGCAGGAAGATCCTCAGCTTAGCCTTCAAGTACCATTTATAGTGAATTCATCTTAATAGCCTGCCAGCAGGTGTCCACCCTGATACACCTGGCTTCTCCTCCTCCAAAGAGCTATTGTGGTAGAGGCGACCTGAAGACACTGCTTCCTTGCCACACAAAGGGGCCACCTGCACAAGGCTAGCACAGTGCCTTCAGACAGTCCATAGTCTCTTTGCACCCTTGTGCGCAATACAGAGaagtctcaataaatatgtaaatactgtgggatttttttaaaaaagcaacatttaTCTAAGTTTCAAAGCATGAGGCAAATACTGTTTCTCACTCTACTTTGGTAAAAGTAAATTTTCTTAATCTGTTTTGCTTCTGAGGAAATTCGGGCACAGGGAAGTGAAGTGCCTAATCTTGGTCCTCAAAGTCGGTCAGGTGTTCTGATGGGATCATAGCCCAGGGTTCTTTCTCCCATTCCCATAGTGAAATCATCAGGCCATCTCTTTTCTCAttaaagcattatttattttaacactgAACTCACTGATAGGTATAATAAAACACAGTGAAAATTCATTTCTCCCCAGTGACATACAATCAGTCAATAAATGGAACTATTTCATGCTTCAAGAAAGCAAGATAATACCAGTAGTTAAGATGGTTTATAAAGCACCTACATTTCATCTAGTTCCAGGTCACCAAATAGATacacatatgatttttttaaactacttatagtaaaaaatataaaaacaaggagATGAGGAGATACTTCAAGTTCGACTTGAATACCATATACACAAATTTGGACATAAATCATGTTTCAAAACCAAAACTCAaatacaatttagaaaatatttctctactttggatagaataaaataataacaaaaattcatTGGCATTTGCCAATTATATTATCTTTACAAATAAAGAATCTTAAAGCTACCTATTTAGAAAACTTATTTACTCCAAACATTCCAGAGGCTGTTGTGTAAAACTTgggatatatatttcttttgggTTATAAGTCTCTTAGTACTGGAAGTATCAAAAAAGACTGAATCATCTTTTGGCTGGACTATCAGAGAGTCTAAGAATCAACAGGTGGCTAAACCATGTAATCAATAAGGTCCCTTCCAACTGTAAGTTTCTATAATTTGAGGCGATAGGGGGAGTTCAGTGGCTGTCAAGCCAttaatttccccattttatcCTCAGgtcagggttggggtggggagggtaagAGGCTCCAGCTACACTAATTGTTTCACACCcttcagtttcattttctctccacAGAGGCATTGAGTGTCCCTTCCTACTCCTAGTAGAGCCCTCTCCTATTTGACAGAGGCAGTAAGTATTGAAGCAATTACCACTAAGGTAATCATCTACCCATTTATATCAAAagcaattgttttaaaattgtgttgcAATAAGACTGGAGGAAAAGCTCTATCCTGGGTTGAGATTTGGTTAGCACAATAAATATGCAAATACTGTATAAACTTTATTAGGTCCacagatatatttaaaatcacatttataacaacatgttaatttaaaaatatcactgtttttatattttatgaagcaATTTTACTCAAACTCTCTATGTATCTTCAACAACagactttctgggttttttaaacatttatttatttatttgactgtgccaggtcttcgttgcggcacgtgggatcttcgttgtggcatgtgggatctttagttgcggtaCGCGAacacttagttgcggcatgtgggatctagttccttgaccagggatcgaacccgggccccctgcattgggaacatggagtcttagccactggacctcAGGGAAGTCTCTAgactttctgtttctaagagtttgactactttagatacctcatgtaagtggaatcatgaagtatttgtcttttttgtgactaGCATTTTCACATATCATAATATCTCCAAGTTTCATTCATGTTACTgtatatgacaggatttccttcttaaaatgttactttttaaaaattagataatagTATGGAAGAATCATCTTGATGTAATATTgagtaaaaaggtaaaatattctGGTTGTGTTTGAGTGATGGATACAAGAGAGATCACTCCCCTACTTTTTTCTTGTGCAATTTTAAtcagcatgtatttttttaaataatgaaatttttgTAATAACATGGAAAATCATTGTGATATAATTAGGGAAAAAAGCAAGGTTCAAAATTGTATATACCAAACTGTACTATAAGATTACTGTCATGTTAAAACCATGTACAGGAAAATAATATGGGAGGATGCACACTGAAATACTAACAAGGATTATATTAAGGTGATGGATTGgggtgtggccaagatggcagagtaggaataCCCTAAGTTCACACCTtcccacaggcacaccaaaattacaacaaCTTACAAAGCAGCTCCCTATGAGAATTATTTGAAGACTATCAGGAAAGACTTttcacaactaaagatataaagaagtaaCCATAACAAGACAGGTAGGAGGGCTGGAGACACTGTATTGCTAGAACCCATACCCCTAGGTAGGTAgcccacaaacaggaggatactcacaattgcagaggttcctCCCAAGGAGCAAAAAGTTCAAGCCCCATGTTGGGCTCCCTAGCTCAGGGGTCCTGCACcagaagatgagcccccagaatgtCTGACTTCATGTATAAGAGAGctggagggctgtaggaaacagagactccactcttaaagggcacacataaaatctcacacactccgaATCCTAGCACAGAGGCAGTAGtttgaaagaagcctgggtcagacccacttgctaatCTTGGAAAGCCTCCCAAAGAGGCAGGAAGCAGCTGGACCTCCAAGGGAtgaagacactggcagcagccactTCTGGGAGCTTCTTCTACCACAATGACACCAGCACTGGCAAGTGCcatgtggaatcctccctctagtaTATTCGTGCTGGGGGCTtatccacccaccagtgagctgGCAGCAGCCCCTCCCTAACGCCCCTCCCCAGGCCATACAGACAGCCTCGGATGGACCAAGCCCTGTCCTCCAGTGGGCCGGCAGCAGTTGCCTCCCCTCATCAGGCTGCTCAGCCAACCACACAGGAAGCCTACCCACCCTCCAGCAGGACCACAGCCACTGCAGGAGGCAGGGCCTTGCAGCCAACTAGGCTGGGGACCAGCCCCGCTTACCAGCatgcccacagtagtcagccctgCCACAATAGAAGGGCACACGCAGCCCACAGAGGGGGCATATAGCTCtagtgaccagaggggagtgtgctgctgggccccatgggactctcctacataaggccactacTCCAAGATTGGGAAACAAAACTGgcctacctaatacatagaaataaacaaagagaattaggcaaaatgaagagactgtaacaagagacaaagaaggacattatataatgataaaaggatcaacccaacaagaagatataacaactgtaaatatatattcaccaaacacaggagcacctaaatacataaagcaaatattaacagacataaaaagagaaatcaacagtaatacaatataggggacattaacaccccactttcatcaatggacagatcatctagacagaaaattgaTAAGGAAATACAGACCTTAAATAACACATAAGACCaaacggacttaattgatatttatagagctttccacccaaaagcagcagaatacattcttttcaagggcacgtggaacattctccaggatagatcacatgctaggccacaaaacaagccttggtaaatttacgaaaattgaaatcatatcaagcatcttttccaaccacaatgctatgaggctagaaatcaattacaagaaaaaatctgcaaaaaaacacaaacatatggaggctaaacaatatgctactaaacaaccagtggatcactgaagaaatcaaagaggaaattaaaaaatacctagagacaaatgaaagtgaaaacatgatgatccaaaacctatgggctcagcaaaagcagttctaagagggaagtttatactgATACAAGgttaccttaggaaacaagaaaaatctcaaacaaactacctaaccttacacctaaatcaactagagaaagaagaacaaaacctcaagttagtagaaggaaagaaatcataaagaccagagcagaaataaatgaaatagactaaaaaaaaaaaatcaatgaaactaaaagctggttctttgaaaagataaacaaaattgataaacctttagccagactcatcaagaaaaaatgagagggcccaaataaataaaatcagaaatgaaagagaagttacagctgcacacagaaatacaaatgatcatgagagattacaatTTTAcaccaataaaataaacaatctagaaaaaatagataaattcctagaaacatacaatctcccaagactgaatcaggaagaaatagaaaatatgaacagaccaattaccagtaatgaaatcgaatcagtaatttaaaaactcccaacagggcttccctggtggcagtggttgagagtccgcctgccgatgcaggggacacgggttcgtgccccggtccgggaagatcccacgtgccgtggagcggctgggcccgtgagccgtggcccctgagcctgcgcgtccagagcctgtgctctgcaacgggagaggccgcaacagtgagaggcctgcgtaccgcaaaaacaaacaaacaaacaaacaaaaaatcccaacaaacaaaagtccaggatcagaaggttcatgggtgaattctacaaaacatttaaagaggagTTAACATTTATccctctcaaactat
This genomic interval from Physeter macrocephalus isolate SW-GA chromosome 4, ASM283717v5, whole genome shotgun sequence contains the following:
- the EFCAB2 gene encoding dynein regulatory complex protein 8 — protein: MTEVLLERRYRPIPEDILHRAFEVLDPAKRGFLSKEELIKYMTEEGEPFSQEEMEEMLSAAIDPESNSIHYKDYVTMMVKDEN